From one Sardina pilchardus chromosome 6, fSarPil1.1, whole genome shotgun sequence genomic stretch:
- the ctnnb1 gene encoding catenin beta-1 isoform X1 has product MATQSDLMELDMAMEPDRKAAVSHWQQQSYLDSGIHSGATTTAPSLSGKGNPEEDDVDNQVLYEWEQGFNQSFPQDQVADMDGQYALTRAQRVRAAMFPETLDEGMQIPSTQFDGTHPTNVQRLAEPSQMLKHAVVNLINYQDDAELATRAIPELTKLLNDEDQVVVNKAAVMVHQLSKKEASRHAIMRSPQMVSAIVRTMQNTGDVETARCTAGTLHNLSHHREGLLAIFKSGGIPALVKMLGSPVDSVLFYAITTLHNLLLHQEGTKMAARLAGGLQKMVALLNKTNVKFLAITTDCLQILAYGNQESKLIILASGGPQALVNIMRTYTYEKLLWTTSRVLKVLSVCSSNKPAIVEAGGMQALGLHLTDPSQRLVQNCLWTLRNLSDAATKQTTLAEVDVMQEGMEGLLGTLVQLLGSDDINVVTCAAGILSNLTCNNYKNKMMVCQVGGIEALVRTVLRAGDREDITEPAICALRHLTSRHQDAEMAQNAVRLHYGLPVVVKLLHPPSHWPLIKATVGLIRNLALCPANHAPLREQGAIPRLVQLLVRAHQDTQRRTSMGGTQQQFVEGVRMEEIVEGCTGALHILARDIHNRIVIRGLNTIPLFVQLLYSPIENIQRVAAGVLCELAQDKEAAEAIEAEGATAPLTELLHSRNEGVATYAAAVLFRMSEDKPQDYKKRLSVELTSSLFRTEPMTWNETGELGLDMGAQGEPLGYRQDDPSYRSYHSGTYQDGMPMDPMMEHDMGGHHPGPDYPVEGLPDLSHAHDLIDGLPPGDSNQLAWFDTDL; this is encoded by the exons ATGGCTACCCAAT CggatctgatggagctggacATGGCCATGGAGCCGGACCGTAAGGCTGCAGTCAGCCACTGGCAGCAGCAGTCCTACCTGGACTCTGGTATCCACTCTGGGGCCACCACCACAGCGCCCTCCCTCAGCGGCAAGGGCAACCCAGAGGAGGATGACGTGGACAACCAGGTCCTGTACGAGTGGGAGCAGGGCTTCAACCAGTCCTTCCCACAGGACCAAGTGGCAG ACATGGACGGGCAGTACGCCCTGACGCGGGCACAGAGGGTGCGGGCGGCCATGTTCCCCGAGACGCTGGACGAGGGCATGCAGATCCCCTCCACGCAGTTCGACGGCACCCACCCCACCAACGTGCAGCGGCTGGCCGAGCCCTCGCAGATGCTCAAGCACGCCGTGGTCAACCTCATCAACTACCAGGACGACGCCGAGCTGGCCACACGCGCCATTCCCGAGCTCACCAAGCTCCTAAACGACGAGGACCAG GTGGTGGTGAACAAGGCAGCGGTGATGGTGCACCAGCTGTCTAAGAAGGAGGCGTCGCGTCACGCCATCATGCGCTCGCCGCAGATGGTGTCGGCCATCGTGCGCACCATGCAGAACACGGGCGACGTGGAGACGGCCCGCTGCACCGCCGGCACGCTGCACAACCTCTCGCACCACAGAGAGGGCCTGCTGGCCATCTTCAAATCCGGCGGCATCCCCGCCCTCGTCAAGATGCTGGG CTCCCCCGTGGACTCGGTGCTGTTCTACGCCATCACAACCCTACACAACCTGCTCCTGCACCAGGAGGGAACCAAGATGGCGGCGCGCCTGGCCGGCGGCCTGCAGAAGATGGTGGCGCTGCTCAACAAGACCAACGTCAAGTTCCTGGCCATCACGACAGACTGCCTTCAGATTCTGGCCTACGGCAACCAAGAAAGCAAA CTCATCATTCTGGCCAGTGGAGGCCCACAGGCACTGGTCAACATTATGAGGACCTACACCTACGAGAAGCTCCTGTGGACTACCAGTAGAGTCCTTAAAGTGCTCTCTGTCTGCTCAAGCAACAAACCTGCCATTGTTGAAGCTG GTGGCATGCAGGCTCTGGGCCTGCACCTGACGGACCCCAGCCAGCGGTTGGTGCAGAACTGCCTGTGGACCCTCAGGAACTTGTCAGACGCCGCCACCAAACAG ACGACCTTAGCTGAAGTAGATGTGATGCAG GAGGGCATGGAGGGTCTGCTGGGCACGCTGGTGCAGCTGCTGGGCTCCGACGACATCAACGTGGTGACGTGTGCGGCGGGCATCCTGTCCAACCTCACCTGCAACAACTACAAGAACAAGATGATGGTGTGCCAGGTGGGCGGCATCGAGGCGCTGGTGCGCACAGTGCTGCGCGCCGGCGACCGCGAGGACATCACCGAGCCCGCCATCTGCGCCCTGCGCCACCTCACCTCGCGCCACCAGGACGCCGAGATGGCCCAGAATGCCGTGCGGCTGCATTACGGCCTGCCCGTAGTGGTCAAGCTGCTGCACCCCCCTTCACACTGGCCACTCATTAAG GCCACCGTAGGACTGATCCGTAACCTGGCACTGTGCCCTGCCAACCACGCTCCTCTGCGTGAGCAGGGTGCCATCCCACGCCTGGTGCAGCTCTTGGTGAGGGCACATCAGGACACCCAGAGACGTACCTCTATGGGTGGCACACAACAACAGTTTGTG GAGGGAGTTCGCATGGAGGAGATTGTCGAGGGGTGCACAGGAGCCTTGCACATCTtggccagagacattcacaacaGAATTGTCATCCGGGGACTCAACACCATTCCACTCTTTGTCCAG CTGTTGTACTCTCCCATTGAGAACATCCAGCGTGTGGCGGCCGGCGTCTTGTGCGAGCTGGCCCAGGACAAAGAGGCCGCGGAGGCCATCGAGGCCGAGGGAGCCACCGCCCCACTCACAGAGCTGCTGCACTCCAGGAACGAGGGTGTCG CCACGTATGCGGCCGCTGTGCTGTTCCGCATGTCGGAGGACAAGCCTCAGGACTACAAGAAGCGCCTGTCTGTGGAGCTCACAAGCTCCCTCTTCAGAACGGAGCCCATGACTTGGAATGAG ACGGGAGAGTTGGGCCTGGACATGGGCGCACAGGGAGAGCCTCTGGGCTACAGACAGGACG ACCCCAGCTACCGCTCCTACCACTCGGGCACCTACCAGGACGGCATGCCCATGGACCCCATGATGGAGCACGACATGGGAGGCCACCACCCTGGCCCCGACTACCCCGTGGAAGGCTTGCCCGACCTCAGCCACGCCCACGACTTGATCGACGGCCTGCCGCCAGGCGACAGCAATCAGCTGGCCTGGTTTGATACCGACCTGTAA
- the ctnnb1 gene encoding catenin beta-1 isoform X2, with the protein MATQSDLMELDMAMEPDRKAAVSHWQQQSYLDSGIHSGATTTAPSLSGKGNPEEDDVDNQVLYEWEQGFNQSFPQDQVADMDGQYALTRAQRVRAAMFPETLDEGMQIPSTQFDGTHPTNVQRLAEPSQMLKHAVVNLINYQDDAELATRAIPELTKLLNDEDQVVVNKAAVMVHQLSKKEASRHAIMRSPQMVSAIVRTMQNTGDVETARCTAGTLHNLSHHREGLLAIFKSGGIPALVKMLGSPVDSVLFYAITTLHNLLLHQEGTKMAARLAGGLQKMVALLNKTNVKFLAITTDCLQILAYGNQESKLIILASGGPQALVNIMRTYTYEKLLWTTSRVLKVLSVCSSNKPAIVEAGGMQALGLHLTDPSQRLVQNCLWTLRNLSDAATKQEGMEGLLGTLVQLLGSDDINVVTCAAGILSNLTCNNYKNKMMVCQVGGIEALVRTVLRAGDREDITEPAICALRHLTSRHQDAEMAQNAVRLHYGLPVVVKLLHPPSHWPLIKATVGLIRNLALCPANHAPLREQGAIPRLVQLLVRAHQDTQRRTSMGGTQQQFVEGVRMEEIVEGCTGALHILARDIHNRIVIRGLNTIPLFVQLLYSPIENIQRVAAGVLCELAQDKEAAEAIEAEGATAPLTELLHSRNEGVATYAAAVLFRMSEDKPQDYKKRLSVELTSSLFRTEPMTWNETGELGLDMGAQGEPLGYRQDDPSYRSYHSGTYQDGMPMDPMMEHDMGGHHPGPDYPVEGLPDLSHAHDLIDGLPPGDSNQLAWFDTDL; encoded by the exons ATGGCTACCCAAT CggatctgatggagctggacATGGCCATGGAGCCGGACCGTAAGGCTGCAGTCAGCCACTGGCAGCAGCAGTCCTACCTGGACTCTGGTATCCACTCTGGGGCCACCACCACAGCGCCCTCCCTCAGCGGCAAGGGCAACCCAGAGGAGGATGACGTGGACAACCAGGTCCTGTACGAGTGGGAGCAGGGCTTCAACCAGTCCTTCCCACAGGACCAAGTGGCAG ACATGGACGGGCAGTACGCCCTGACGCGGGCACAGAGGGTGCGGGCGGCCATGTTCCCCGAGACGCTGGACGAGGGCATGCAGATCCCCTCCACGCAGTTCGACGGCACCCACCCCACCAACGTGCAGCGGCTGGCCGAGCCCTCGCAGATGCTCAAGCACGCCGTGGTCAACCTCATCAACTACCAGGACGACGCCGAGCTGGCCACACGCGCCATTCCCGAGCTCACCAAGCTCCTAAACGACGAGGACCAG GTGGTGGTGAACAAGGCAGCGGTGATGGTGCACCAGCTGTCTAAGAAGGAGGCGTCGCGTCACGCCATCATGCGCTCGCCGCAGATGGTGTCGGCCATCGTGCGCACCATGCAGAACACGGGCGACGTGGAGACGGCCCGCTGCACCGCCGGCACGCTGCACAACCTCTCGCACCACAGAGAGGGCCTGCTGGCCATCTTCAAATCCGGCGGCATCCCCGCCCTCGTCAAGATGCTGGG CTCCCCCGTGGACTCGGTGCTGTTCTACGCCATCACAACCCTACACAACCTGCTCCTGCACCAGGAGGGAACCAAGATGGCGGCGCGCCTGGCCGGCGGCCTGCAGAAGATGGTGGCGCTGCTCAACAAGACCAACGTCAAGTTCCTGGCCATCACGACAGACTGCCTTCAGATTCTGGCCTACGGCAACCAAGAAAGCAAA CTCATCATTCTGGCCAGTGGAGGCCCACAGGCACTGGTCAACATTATGAGGACCTACACCTACGAGAAGCTCCTGTGGACTACCAGTAGAGTCCTTAAAGTGCTCTCTGTCTGCTCAAGCAACAAACCTGCCATTGTTGAAGCTG GTGGCATGCAGGCTCTGGGCCTGCACCTGACGGACCCCAGCCAGCGGTTGGTGCAGAACTGCCTGTGGACCCTCAGGAACTTGTCAGACGCCGCCACCAAACAG GAGGGCATGGAGGGTCTGCTGGGCACGCTGGTGCAGCTGCTGGGCTCCGACGACATCAACGTGGTGACGTGTGCGGCGGGCATCCTGTCCAACCTCACCTGCAACAACTACAAGAACAAGATGATGGTGTGCCAGGTGGGCGGCATCGAGGCGCTGGTGCGCACAGTGCTGCGCGCCGGCGACCGCGAGGACATCACCGAGCCCGCCATCTGCGCCCTGCGCCACCTCACCTCGCGCCACCAGGACGCCGAGATGGCCCAGAATGCCGTGCGGCTGCATTACGGCCTGCCCGTAGTGGTCAAGCTGCTGCACCCCCCTTCACACTGGCCACTCATTAAG GCCACCGTAGGACTGATCCGTAACCTGGCACTGTGCCCTGCCAACCACGCTCCTCTGCGTGAGCAGGGTGCCATCCCACGCCTGGTGCAGCTCTTGGTGAGGGCACATCAGGACACCCAGAGACGTACCTCTATGGGTGGCACACAACAACAGTTTGTG GAGGGAGTTCGCATGGAGGAGATTGTCGAGGGGTGCACAGGAGCCTTGCACATCTtggccagagacattcacaacaGAATTGTCATCCGGGGACTCAACACCATTCCACTCTTTGTCCAG CTGTTGTACTCTCCCATTGAGAACATCCAGCGTGTGGCGGCCGGCGTCTTGTGCGAGCTGGCCCAGGACAAAGAGGCCGCGGAGGCCATCGAGGCCGAGGGAGCCACCGCCCCACTCACAGAGCTGCTGCACTCCAGGAACGAGGGTGTCG CCACGTATGCGGCCGCTGTGCTGTTCCGCATGTCGGAGGACAAGCCTCAGGACTACAAGAAGCGCCTGTCTGTGGAGCTCACAAGCTCCCTCTTCAGAACGGAGCCCATGACTTGGAATGAG ACGGGAGAGTTGGGCCTGGACATGGGCGCACAGGGAGAGCCTCTGGGCTACAGACAGGACG ACCCCAGCTACCGCTCCTACCACTCGGGCACCTACCAGGACGGCATGCCCATGGACCCCATGATGGAGCACGACATGGGAGGCCACCACCCTGGCCCCGACTACCCCGTGGAAGGCTTGCCCGACCTCAGCCACGCCCACGACTTGATCGACGGCCTGCCGCCAGGCGACAGCAATCAGCTGGCCTGGTTTGATACCGACCTGTAA